DNA from Micromonospora nigra:
GTGCTGCTGGGCGACGAGTTCGTCAAGCCGTCCGAACCGCTGCTGCCGGCGATGCTGGAGTTGCAGGCCCGCACCGGCGGCGTCGTGCTGGCCTTCTTCGAGGTCGACCCGGCCGAGACCACGCGCTACGGCATCGCCTCGGTGGAGCCGGCCGAGGCGGAGCTGACCGACGTCGGCGAGGTCGTCCGGGTCACCGGCATGGTGGAGAAGCCGAAGCCGGAGGACGCCCCCAGCAACCTCGCCGTGCTCGGCCGGTACGTGCTCCCGGGGCGGATCTTCGACGCGATCCGGCGCACGGGGCCCGGCAGCGGCGGCGAGATCCAGCTGACCGACGCGATGGAGTTGCTGCGCAGCGAAGGCGTCCCGGTGCACGCCATCGTCTACCGGGGAACCCGCTACGACACCGGCATGCCGCTGGGCTACCTCCAGACCGTCGTCCAGATCGCCGCCGAACGCGACGACCTCGGCCCCGAGTTCCGCAAGTGGTTGGCCGAGTTCGTCAACACCGACGCGTCGGGCGGTCCGAGTAGATGACCGCGACGGCCGACGCCGAGGCGGCCGCGAACGAGTTGACGCCGCTCGCCGACTACCTGGGCAGTGTGCTGCGCAGGTTGCGCGCGCTGCCTCCGCTCGACCTCGACCTCACCCAGGCCCACGGCAACGTCCTCGCCGAGGACGTCGTGGCGCCGCACTCCTTCCCGGCGTTCGACCAGGCGGCGGTCGACGGGTACGCCGCCCGCTGGGAGGACATCGCCGGCGGGGGCCGGGGCGTCGGATACGTCCCGGCCCAGGCCGGTCGGCCGGCCCGCAGCGTACGGCTCAACGTGGTCGGTGACCTCGGCGCGGCGAGCTGGCGGCCGGTGCGGCTGACTCCCGGCTCCTGCTTCTCGGTGGCCGCCGGTGCGCCGCTGCCGATCACCGCCGACGTGGTGGTCCCCGTGGAGTGGACCGACCAGGGCATGGCGGCGGTGGAGATCTTCCGCGTCCCCAAACGGGGGTACGGGGTCCGCAAGGTCGGTGAGGAACTGCCGGCCGGCAGCCTGCTCGCCCGGGCCGGCACGTACGTCTCCCCGGCGCTGGTGGCGGTGCTCGCCGCCACCGGCATCGGGCACGTGGTGGTGCGGCCCAGCCCTCGGGTGGTCATCGTGGCCACCGGCGACGAACTGGTCGACGTGGGCCGGGGCAGCCAGCCCGGCCAGGTGGTGGACGCCAACTCCCACGCCCTGACCGCGGCGGCGGCGGAGGCGGGCGCGCTGGCGTACCGGGTGGGCATCTGCGACGACGACCCGGAGGGGCTGCGCGGCCTGCTGGAGGACCAGACGCTCCGCGCCGACCTGATCATCACGACCGGCGGCACCGGGACCGGACCGGGGGACATGGTGCGCCGGATCCTGTCCCGGCGGGACGGCGGCCGGGCCGGGCCGGTCGTGTTCACCGAGGTGGCCCTCTATCCCGGCACCGCCCTGGGTTTCGGCACGGTCGGCGCGGAGGAGGTGCCGGTGGTGTGCCTGCCCGGTGACCCGGGGGCCGCGCTGATCGGCTTCGAGGTGTTGGCCCGCCCCGCCATCAACCTGCTGGCCGGGTCGGAGCCGGTGTTCCGGCCCAGCGTCCGGGCCCACCTGCTGGAGACGGTCTCCTCGCCCGGCGGGCTGCGCGAGTTCCGCCCGGCACACGTCGCAGAACGACGCGGTGGAGGTTACACTGTGCAGCCGCTCAGCGGCGGGCCGTTCACCCTGTCCGGCCTGGCGGAGGCGAACGGCCTGCTGGTGCTCGGCGAGCGGGTGACCACCGCCGCCGCCGGGTCCACCGTGGACGTCCTGCTGCTGGACCGTCGCCGGTGAGCGCCACCGACGGCTGATGGAGGATGGGGCCAGGTGAGTCTGTTCCGGAGCCGGCGAACACCGGGCTGGCCGGCCGTCCTGGTGGACGGTCCGGTGCTGCTGCGGCCGTACCGACGTTCCGACGCGGCGGCCTGGTCGGAGATCCGACGCGCCAACCGGGCGTGGCTGGCTCCCTGGGAGTCGTCCCTGCCGGGCAGCTGGGACGAGCTGAACTCGCCGACGTCGTTCCGCTACGTCCATCGTGACCAGCGCCGATCGGCGCGCGTCGGCGAGGGGATGCCCTTCGCGGTCTGCCTGTACTCCGAGGGTGTCGAGCGGCTGGTGGGCCACCTCAACGTGGGCAACATCGTGCGGCGGGCATTCTGCTCCGGCTACGTCGGATACTGGGTCGATTCCCGGGTGGCCGGTCGCGGGGTCATCCCCACCGCACTGGCGCTCGCCGTGGACCACGCGTTCGGCCCCGGTGGCCTGCACCGGATCGAGGTGAACATCCGACCCGAGAACCGGCCGTCCCGCCGGGTGGTGGAGAAGCTCGGCTTCCGCGAGGAGGCGTACCACGCGCGCTACATGCACATCGACGGCGCCTGGCGCGACCACATCGGATATGCGATGACCTGCGAGGAGATCTCCGCAGAAGGCGGCCTGCTGGCCCGGTGGCACCGGCGGCGCGCGCACGCCGCGTGAGTCGTCCCACGCGCGTGACTCGGCGCGGCGTGTCCTTTGTCGGCCGCCCGTCCCCGTAACCTCAGGTAACTGCAAGCTGCGGCAAGCGCCGCCCGTCCGTAGGATCCTCGCACTCGGCCCCGCTCGGGAGAAGATCCTTCGACCGGGGGGTGGTTGCCCCGAACCAGGTGACGGGAGGGGTGAGGGTGCCGACGTCGGTGCTCCTCGCCGTCCTCGCCGCCGCCGGCCTGCTCGCCCTCGCCCCGGCGCTGGTCCGCCGGTACGACGCCACCGAGCGGTTGGTGGCGGAGCGGGCGCAGTCGACCGCGCGGGTGCTGCCGCGCCGTCGGCGGCGGCGCACCGTACCCGGCCGGCGGCCCGTCAACCCGTCCCGCACCCTGCGGGTCACCCTCGCCGAGAACGCCGGCGGCACCCTGGCTGCCCCGGTCTCCGGCCCACCCGTGCCCGGCGCCTCGACCGGCCGCCGGTCGCGCCGGTTACGGTCGGTGCCGCCGGCCGGCCGCTCCCGCCGCCGCCCACCCGCCGGCCGCCACACCCCGGCGATCTACCGCCGCCGCCGGGTACTGGCCGCTCTCCTCCTGCTCAACGCGGTCGAGCTGGTCGGCGTGGCGGTCGTCGGTCCCGGCTTCTGGATCAGCTTCTCGGTCACGGTCGCCCTCCTGGTGATCTATGTGGCCCGCCTGCGTGCGCACGCCCTGGCCGATCGTCGTCGTCGCCGGGCCCGCGCCCGCGAGGCCGCCTGGCTGGCCGCCCGCCAGGCCGAGGTGCGCCGCGAGCAGGCCCGCCGGGCGGCGGCCCGTCGGGAGGCGCAGCGCCGCCTGGCGGCCCAGCGCGAGGCGGTACGTCGTGCCGCCATGGGTCTCGACCGGCCCTCCGATCTGCCGGCCGCAGCCAGTGGAGGCTCGGTGTCGTACCGGCGCAGCGGCGGGCTGCGGGGCCGCCCTTACCAGTCGGGCCGTACCTCCCACCCGGCCTGACCGGGCCCGCACTGTGCCCGACGGGCGGGGGCGGGACGGGGCCGGGCGGGGGTGGTGTCGGGCAGGGCGGTGTCGGGCCGGGGTGATTCGCGGCGGGAGCTGTCGACCTGTTAGCCTTAGCGCCGGCCCGCCCGGTGCAAGCCGGGTGGGACCGATGCTGGTACGCCAGCGGAGGGGCTGTGGCGCAGACCGGTAGCGCACCTCGTTCGCATCGAGGGGGTCAGGGGTTCAAATCCCCTCAGCTCCACCCAGTTCAAAGGCCGTTCCCCATGATGGGGACGGCCTTTTGATCGTGTGACTCTCCCACGGGCGGTAGCGGGGGGCGGCCACGGCGAGCGGGTTCACGTGTGTGGTTGGTCGACCGGGCAGGCGTACGCCGAACGGCCACCCAGCTTCCACACCCGCACGGGCGCGGCGCAACGCCGGCACGTCTGCCGCTTGTACACCCACCGCTCGCCCGGCACCAGCGGGTCGCTGACCACCTGCCCGACGTCCCGGCCGAGGGCCAGGTGGCGCACTGCGAGGTCCCACAGTCGCCGCGCCGTGGCCGGCCCCACACCCCTGGTGTCCGGGTCGAGGCCGGCGAGGAAGAGCAACTCGGCCCGCCAGGCGTTGCCGATGCCGGCCCAGATCGCCTGGTCGAGCACGGCGGCACCGACCGCGCCCCGCACGGCGACGAGCCGGCGTACCGCCTCCGCCGGGTCGGCGTCGGCGCGCAGCGGGTCCGGCCCGAGCGATTCGCGCAGCGCCCGCTCGCCGTCGGGCGGCAGCGGCTCGCACCGGATCGGGGCGATCAGGTCGTACGCGACGGCCGCCCCGGCCAGCCGGAGCCGCACCCCGGAGCGCGGGGCGGCGGCGGGGTCGTCGTACCGCAGGAACATCCCGCGCATGCCGAGGTGCACGTGCAGGGTCGGGCTGTCGTCCAGGTGGTAGAGCAGATGCTTGCCGTACGCCTCCACCGCGCGCAGCCGCCGTCTGTCGTACGGGCCGGGGTCGAAGCGGCCCTGCGGGCTGGAGACGGCCAGCACCTGCCCGGCGAGCGCGGCGTGCTGCTCGCGGGCGTACCGGTGGATCAGGTGCCCCTCGGGCACGTCAGCGGCCTGGGCGGCGGGTGGCGGGCACGGCGGTGGCTACCCGGCGGGAGTGGCCGAAAACTCCGGTCATCGGTGGAATGAGGGCGGTAGGCCCGTATTTGTACCTGTTCGTGACCCACGCCGTCCCTCCCTCGCGGCTGCTCGACATCCGGCGGATCTTCGCGGAGCCGGAGGCGGCCGCGCTCCCGCGTGGCCGGCAGGTGCTGGCCCGGTTCCCCGACGCCGAGATCGTCGAGATCGACAGCCACACCCGCATCGCCGAGCTGTACGGCGACGAGACGAACGTGGCCCGCTGGGTGCGGATCAAGACCGAGACCCTCGTGCTCGGAGTGAAGAAGTCGCTCACCGCCCGGCCCAACGGCCGATCCAGCGACTTCATCGCCCCGTCGACCGCGAACGGCTGCGCCATGGCGTGCGCCTACTGCTACGTGCCTCGTCGCGGCCGGCCGGGTGCGCGACGTGGCACGATCACGAAGGTGACCGGCAGCTCCGCTTCGGAACAGCGCCTGCGCGACCTCGCGCGGCTGCGTCGCGTCCGGGACCGGATGGATCGGGAGTACGCGCAACCGCTGGACGTCGAGGCGCTCGCCCGTGGCGTGAGCATGTCGGCCGGGCACCTCAGCCGCCAGTTCCGGCAGGCGTACGGCGAGTCTCCGTACGCCTATCTGATGACCCGGCGCATCGAGCGCGCGATGGCGCTGCTGCGGCGCGGCGACCTCAGCGTCACCGAGGTCTGCTTCGCGGTCGGCTGCGCCTCACTGGGCACCTTCAGCAGCCGCTTCACCGAACTGGTCGGCGTGCCGCCCAGCGTCTACCGGCGCCAGGCGGCGCAGGCGCACACGCACACGACCGAGGGGATTCCGCCGTGCTTGTCGAAGCAGGTGACCAGACCGGTCAGGAATCGAGAAGCGCTGGTCACGGAGCCGTAACTAGCCTGGCTGACATGGACATCACCATTCACTCGACCTTCCTGCCGCACACCGACGCCGACGCGTCGCTGGCCTTCTACCGCGACACTCTCGGCTTCGAGGTCCGCAACGACGTCGGTTACAGCGGGATGCGCTGGATCACGGTCGGCCCCGCCGGCCAGCCGGGCACGTCGATCGTCCTGCACCCGCCGGCCGCCGACCCCGGCATCACCGACGCCGAGCGCAGCACCATCGCCGAGCTGATGGCCAAGGGCAGCTACGCCAGCATCATCCTGGCCACCAGGGATCTCGACGGCGTCTTCACCCGCTTGCAGGCCGGCGACGCCGAGGTCGTCCAGGAGCCGACCGAGCAGCCGTACGGAGTGCGTGACTGCGCCTTCCGCGATCCCGCCGGCAACATGGTCCGCATCCAGGAGCTGCGCTGAGCGGCCCGGCGACCCGACGGCGGGCCCGTCCGACAGATGGAGACATGATGAGTACGGCCACGAGGGCGGCGCGGCGGTCGGCTGCGCCGCATCCCGCCGACGACCATGATCTGATCCGCGTGCACGGGGCGCGGGTGAACAACCTCCGGGACGTCAGCGTCGAGATCCCGAAGCGTCGGCTGACGGTGTTCACCGGTGTTTCCGGCTCCGGCAAGAGTTCGCTGGTGTTCAGCACGATCGCCGCCGAGTCCCAGCGGATGATCAACGAGACCTACAGCGCCTTCGTCCACGGCTTCATGCCGACGCTGGCACGCCCCGAGGTCGACGTCCTGGAAGGGCTGACGACCGCGATCATCGTGGATCAGCAGCGGCTGGGTGCCGATCCCCGCTCCACGGTCGGCACCGTCACGGACGCCAACGCGATGCTGCGCATCCTGTTCAGCCGCCTCGGGCAACCGCACATCGGCCCGCCCGGCGCGTACGCCTTCAACGTCGCCTCGGTCCAGGCGAGCGGGGCGATCACGGTCGAGCGTGGTGCCGGCAGGACCAGAGCCGTGAAGCAGACCTTCAGCCGCACCGGCGGCATGTGCCCGCGCTGCGAGGGTCGGGGGACGGTTTCCGACATCGACCTCAGTCAGCTCTACGACGACTCCAAGTCGCTCGCCGAGGGCGCGTTCACCATTCCCGGCTGGAAGTCGGACAACTTCTGGACGGTGCGGGTCTACGCCGAGTCGGGCTTCGTCGACCCCGACAAGCCGATCCGCGCGTACACGAAGAAGGAACTGCACGACTTCCTCTACAAGGAACCGGTCAAGGTGAAGGTCGACGGTGTCAACCTCACCTACGAGGGGCTGATCCCGAAGATCAAGAAGTCCTTCCTGGCCAAGGACAAGGAGGCGATGCAGCCGCACATCCGGGCGTTCGTCGAACGGGCGGTCACCTTCACCACCTGCCCCGACTGCGACGGCACCCGGCTCAGCGAGGCGGCCCGCTCCTCACGGATCAGCGGGATCAACATCGCGGACGCCTGCGCGATGCAGATCAGCGACCTCGCCGCCTGGGTGCGGGGCCTCGACGAGCCGACGGTCGCCCCGTTGCTCGCTGCGCTGCTGCACACCCTCGACTCGTTCGTGGAGATCGGGCTGGGATACCTCTCGCTCGACCGGCCGTCGGGCACCTTGTCGGGCGGTGAGGCGCAGCGCACCAAGATGATCCGCCACCTCGGGTCGGCGCTGACCGACGTCACCTACGTCTTCGACGAGCCCACCGTCGGGCTGCACCCGCACGACATCCAGCGGATGAACGACCTGCTGCTGCGGCTGCGGGACAAGGGCAACACGGTGCTCGTGGTGGAGCACAAGCCGGAGGTG
Protein-coding regions in this window:
- a CDS encoding UTP--glucose-1-phosphate uridylyltransferase, which codes for MSEHSANPSAAAATGRPRAVKAVIPAAGLATRFLPATKAVPKELLPVVDRPVLQYIVEEATQAGIGDVLLITGRGKTSMVDHFDRRPDLEERLAKKPELLAAVKRTEELAAIYTCRQPEQLGLGNAVGYAESHVGDQPFAVLLGDEFVKPSEPLLPAMLELQARTGGVVLAFFEVDPAETTRYGIASVEPAEAELTDVGEVVRVTGMVEKPKPEDAPSNLAVLGRYVLPGRIFDAIRRTGPGSGGEIQLTDAMELLRSEGVPVHAIVYRGTRYDTGMPLGYLQTVVQIAAERDDLGPEFRKWLAEFVNTDASGGPSR
- the glp gene encoding gephyrin-like molybdotransferase Glp, giving the protein MTATADAEAAANELTPLADYLGSVLRRLRALPPLDLDLTQAHGNVLAEDVVAPHSFPAFDQAAVDGYAARWEDIAGGGRGVGYVPAQAGRPARSVRLNVVGDLGAASWRPVRLTPGSCFSVAAGAPLPITADVVVPVEWTDQGMAAVEIFRVPKRGYGVRKVGEELPAGSLLARAGTYVSPALVAVLAATGIGHVVVRPSPRVVIVATGDELVDVGRGSQPGQVVDANSHALTAAAAEAGALAYRVGICDDDPEGLRGLLEDQTLRADLIITTGGTGTGPGDMVRRILSRRDGGRAGPVVFTEVALYPGTALGFGTVGAEEVPVVCLPGDPGAALIGFEVLARPAINLLAGSEPVFRPSVRAHLLETVSSPGGLREFRPAHVAERRGGGYTVQPLSGGPFTLSGLAEANGLLVLGERVTTAAAGSTVDVLLLDRRR
- a CDS encoding GNAT family N-acetyltransferase, whose translation is MSLFRSRRTPGWPAVLVDGPVLLRPYRRSDAAAWSEIRRANRAWLAPWESSLPGSWDELNSPTSFRYVHRDQRRSARVGEGMPFAVCLYSEGVERLVGHLNVGNIVRRAFCSGYVGYWVDSRVAGRGVIPTALALAVDHAFGPGGLHRIEVNIRPENRPSRRVVEKLGFREEAYHARYMHIDGAWRDHIGYAMTCEEISAEGGLLARWHRRRAHAA
- a CDS encoding DNA-formamidopyrimidine glycosylase family protein, translated to MPEGHLIHRYAREQHAALAGQVLAVSSPQGRFDPGPYDRRRLRAVEAYGKHLLYHLDDSPTLHVHLGMRGMFLRYDDPAAAPRSGVRLRLAGAAVAYDLIAPIRCEPLPPDGERALRESLGPDPLRADADPAEAVRRLVAVRGAVGAAVLDQAIWAGIGNAWRAELLFLAGLDPDTRGVGPATARRLWDLAVRHLALGRDVGQVVSDPLVPGERWVYKRQTCRRCAAPVRVWKLGGRSAYACPVDQPHT
- a CDS encoding helix-turn-helix transcriptional regulator — its product is MDREYAQPLDVEALARGVSMSAGHLSRQFRQAYGESPYAYLMTRRIERAMALLRRGDLSVTEVCFAVGCASLGTFSSRFTELVGVPPSVYRRQAAQAHTHTTEGIPPCLSKQVTRPVRNREALVTEP
- a CDS encoding VOC family protein, with the translated sequence MDITIHSTFLPHTDADASLAFYRDTLGFEVRNDVGYSGMRWITVGPAGQPGTSIVLHPPAADPGITDAERSTIAELMAKGSYASIILATRDLDGVFTRLQAGDAEVVQEPTEQPYGVRDCAFRDPAGNMVRIQELR
- a CDS encoding ATP-binding cassette domain-containing protein; translated protein: MSTATRAARRSAAPHPADDHDLIRVHGARVNNLRDVSVEIPKRRLTVFTGVSGSGKSSLVFSTIAAESQRMINETYSAFVHGFMPTLARPEVDVLEGLTTAIIVDQQRLGADPRSTVGTVTDANAMLRILFSRLGQPHIGPPGAYAFNVASVQASGAITVERGAGRTRAVKQTFSRTGGMCPRCEGRGTVSDIDLSQLYDDSKSLAEGAFTIPGWKSDNFWTVRVYAESGFVDPDKPIRAYTKKELHDFLYKEPVKVKVDGVNLTYEGLIPKIKKSFLAKDKEAMQPHIRAFVERAVTFTTCPDCDGTRLSEAARSSRISGINIADACAMQISDLAAWVRGLDEPTVAPLLAALLHTLDSFVEIGLGYLSLDRPSGTLSGGEAQRTKMIRHLGSALTDVTYVFDEPTVGLHPHDIQRMNDLLLRLRDKGNTVLVVEHKPEVVAIADHVVDLGPGAGTAGGTVCFEGTVEGLRTSGTVTGRHLDDRATLKEKVRTPTGTLEIRGATAHNLRDVDVDIPLGVLCVVTGVAGSGKSSLVHGSIPGGAGVVSVDQGAIRGSRRSNPATYTGLLDPVRKAFAKANGVKPALFSANSEGACPTCNGAGVIYTDLAMMAGVATTCEDCAGRRFQPAVLEYRLGGRDISEVLAMPVTEAGEFFGSGEARTPAAHAILDRLADVGLGYLTLGQPLTTLSGGERQRLKLATHLADKGGVYVLDEPTAGLHLADVEQLLGLLDRLVDAGKSVIVVEHHLAVVAHADWIIDLGPGAGHDGGRIVFEGTPADLVAARSTRTGEHLAAYVGTSG